From a region of the Leptospira montravelensis genome:
- a CDS encoding anthranilate synthase component II yields the protein MKVLILDNYDSFTFNLYQIVGEILEEREELFQLDVIRNDEKPFEWIKSANYDKIIISPGPGHPADPAYFGVSADILKEVGKTTPVLGICLGMQGMATVFGGEVVRANVAMHGKLSPIEHDGKGVFSGLTQGIEIMRYHSLVAKESSLPDELEVTARVSAGEGKGEIMGLRHKTLKIEGVQFHPESFGSEEGKDLLRNFINS from the coding sequence ATGAAAGTTCTCATCTTAGACAATTATGATTCTTTTACATTCAATCTTTATCAAATCGTAGGCGAAATCCTCGAGGAAAGAGAGGAACTTTTTCAATTGGATGTCATTCGTAATGATGAAAAACCATTCGAATGGATTAAGTCGGCTAACTACGATAAGATTATTATTTCTCCAGGTCCCGGCCATCCAGCAGACCCTGCTTATTTTGGTGTGAGCGCGGATATTCTTAAAGAGGTGGGAAAAACAACACCGGTACTTGGAATTTGTCTTGGAATGCAAGGAATGGCGACTGTGTTTGGTGGTGAAGTAGTTCGGGCCAATGTAGCCATGCATGGAAAACTCTCACCCATTGAACATGATGGAAAGGGTGTTTTTTCTGGATTAACACAAGGAATTGAAATTATGCGTTACCATTCATTGGTCGCAAAAGAATCTTCACTTCCCGATGAATTGGAAGTAACTGCCCGAGTTTCTGCGGGGGAAGGGAAGGGTGAAATCATGGGCCTTCGTCATAAAACTTTAAAGATCGAAGGAGTCCAATTTCATCCCGAATCATTTGGTTCAGAAGAAGGTA
- a CDS encoding anthranilate synthase component I family protein, with protein MSQTLPKIKIPKKPNYTSLSLPEGIEFWELFRVIEAKYENCFLLESAGDNQYDSRYSVIGFEPSHLIIGEPGVLEIDVKKYSVANPYFALRELTDYNSLSISYAGGFVGYLGYQSMQFFEPKLKLEPHPDFPAMIFGLYLDGLIYDKFTGELIYFDNGTNRTKEVNQILEDAGKEKSQKPKVKVSLLKAGLSKEIHKQMVEEALEEVKAGNTFQCQIGFEEIYTVDGNPLAIYETLREINPSPHMYYVKFGKRAILGASPELLFRLRQGEMESFPLAGTTKRGADAKEDTLLARKLLTDPKEIAEHNMLIDLHRNDVGRVAKFGTVKVRRRFDVKRFSHVQHISSEVVGILSSKEDMFSGLASSFPAGTLSGAPKIESMKIIERIEKSPRGPYGGAVGSFGLNGDCTFAIPIRSFFVNGNKGFVRASGGIVFDSKPEDEYQEIINKMASVRKALDLHNAP; from the coding sequence ATGAGCCAAACACTTCCTAAAATTAAGATCCCTAAAAAACCAAATTATACTTCTTTATCGTTACCGGAAGGAATCGAGTTTTGGGAACTATTTCGGGTCATTGAGGCGAAATATGAGAATTGTTTCCTACTCGAATCGGCTGGAGATAACCAATATGATTCACGTTACTCTGTGATAGGATTCGAGCCATCTCATCTAATCATAGGAGAGCCTGGCGTATTAGAAATTGATGTAAAAAAGTATTCTGTTGCGAATCCCTATTTTGCTTTAAGGGAACTCACCGATTACAATTCGCTAAGCATAAGTTATGCGGGTGGATTTGTTGGTTACCTAGGTTATCAAAGTATGCAATTCTTTGAACCAAAACTGAAACTCGAACCACATCCTGATTTTCCTGCGATGATTTTTGGATTGTATTTGGATGGTCTGATTTATGACAAATTTACTGGCGAACTAATCTATTTTGATAACGGAACCAATCGTACCAAAGAAGTGAACCAAATCTTAGAGGATGCGGGCAAAGAAAAATCCCAAAAACCAAAAGTAAAGGTTTCTCTATTAAAAGCAGGTTTATCCAAAGAAATTCACAAACAAATGGTGGAAGAAGCTTTAGAAGAAGTTAAAGCAGGTAACACTTTTCAGTGCCAAATTGGATTTGAAGAAATTTACACAGTGGATGGAAACCCTTTAGCGATTTATGAGACGCTTAGGGAAATTAATCCTTCGCCTCATATGTATTATGTAAAATTTGGGAAACGTGCAATTTTAGGTGCCAGCCCAGAATTACTCTTTCGATTGCGACAAGGGGAAATGGAATCTTTTCCTTTGGCTGGAACCACCAAACGAGGCGCAGATGCTAAAGAAGACACTCTCCTTGCTAGAAAACTTTTAACGGATCCAAAAGAAATTGCAGAACACAATATGTTAATTGATCTCCATCGAAATGATGTGGGGCGAGTGGCAAAATTTGGAACAGTAAAAGTGCGTAGACGTTTTGATGTAAAACGCTTTTCTCATGTGCAACATATCTCTAGCGAAGTAGTGGGAATTTTATCTTCCAAAGAAGATATGTTTTCGGGACTTGCTTCTTCGTTTCCTGCAGGTACACTTTCAGGTGCACCAAAAATTGAATCAATGAAAATCATTGAACGAATTGAAAAATCACCCCGCGGTCCCTATGGCGGTGCTGTAGGAAGTTTTGGTTTGAATGGTGATTGTACCTTTGCCATTCCTATTCGTAGTTTTTTTGTAAATGGAAACAAAGGTTTTGTTCGTGCTTCGGGTGGGATTGTTTTTGATTCCAAACCAGAAGATGAATACCAAGAAATTATCAATAAAATGGCTTCGGTTCGCAAAGCTTTAGATTTACATAATGCTCCTTAG
- a CDS encoding superoxide dismutase, whose product MEHKLPELPYAKDALLPHISPETLEFHYGKHHQTYVTNLNNLIKGTEFENATLEEIVKKSSGGIFNNAAQIWNHTFYWHSLSPKGGGAPTGAVADLITKSFGSFDAFKEKFSQSAITNFGSGWTWLVKKGDGLEIVNTSNAGSPLKDGLQSLLTIDVWEHAYYIDFRNARPKYVEAFWNLVNWDFANQNLK is encoded by the coding sequence ATGGAACATAAACTCCCAGAACTTCCTTATGCAAAGGATGCCCTTCTTCCCCATATTTCACCTGAAACTTTAGAGTTTCATTATGGAAAACACCACCAAACTTACGTTACAAACCTTAATAACCTAATTAAAGGTACAGAATTTGAGAATGCGACTCTTGAAGAGATTGTAAAAAAATCTTCTGGAGGAATCTTCAATAACGCTGCGCAAATTTGGAATCACACTTTCTACTGGCATTCTCTTTCTCCAAAAGGTGGCGGAGCTCCCACAGGTGCCGTTGCCGATTTGATCACAAAATCTTTTGGTTCCTTTGATGCTTTTAAAGAAAAGTTTTCACAATCTGCGATTACAAACTTTGGGTCTGGTTGGACTTGGCTTGTTAAAAAAGGTGACGGTTTAGAAATCGTAAACACTAGCAATGCCGGAAGCCCTTTGAAAGATGGACTCCAATCTTTGTTGACCATCGACGTTTGGGAACACGCTTACTATATTGATTTCCGTAATGCTCGTCCAAAATACGTAGAAGCATTCTGGAATTTAGTAAACTGGGACTTTGCAAACCAAAACTTAAAATAA
- a CDS encoding inositol monophosphatase family protein, translating to MGISSPTINFPVDETIKRIEYVKANAMGIIHEAKKIQREVSAIRSETDADEKERIDAADGKLGDILIRFLQKSFPKDGIICEDKPTIDGGDFKWVLDPVDGSMNFVRGLPLYAISFGLEHRETPVGGVVIVPPQESVYSAVLGEGAYKNGEPIVTSRISELNRAIFSPNLPTKRAHMIQEIMADLSGFLTYARSFRRTGSFVLDACFIAEGVMDAIWEKTVKHWDVSAISVILSEAGGKLTDLNGVHYYTGLPELVASNGVLHSEILNLLKTVRSTVSRN from the coding sequence ATGGGCATATCTTCACCAACCATTAATTTCCCCGTAGATGAAACCATCAAACGGATTGAATACGTAAAAGCAAATGCGATGGGAATCATCCATGAAGCAAAAAAAATCCAACGGGAAGTTTCCGCAATTCGATCAGAAACGGATGCGGATGAAAAAGAAAGAATTGATGCCGCCGACGGAAAGTTAGGTGATATTTTAATTCGATTTTTACAAAAATCCTTTCCAAAAGATGGAATCATTTGTGAAGACAAACCTACCATTGATGGTGGTGATTTCAAATGGGTTCTAGATCCAGTGGATGGATCGATGAATTTTGTTCGTGGCCTTCCTTTGTATGCGATTTCCTTTGGACTCGAACATAGAGAAACACCTGTCGGTGGTGTTGTAATCGTTCCTCCACAGGAGTCAGTTTATTCGGCAGTGCTTGGCGAAGGTGCTTATAAAAATGGAGAACCTATCGTTACTTCTAGAATTTCAGAATTAAACCGAGCTATTTTCTCCCCGAACCTACCAACAAAACGAGCACACATGATCCAAGAGATTATGGCTGACTTATCCGGATTTTTAACATATGCACGCTCCTTTCGCCGAACTGGTTCCTTTGTTTTGGATGCATGTTTCATTGCGGAAGGTGTGATGGATGCCATTTGGGAAAAAACGGTAAAACATTGGGACGTTTCTGCCATTTCCGTGATTTTATCGGAAGCAGGCGGGAAATTAACTGACTTAAATGGAGTGCATTACTATACCGGACTTCCGGAGTTGGTAGCTTCTAATGGAGTTTTACATTCGGAAATTTTAAATTTATTAAAGACAGTTCGTTCTACAGTCAGTCGAAATTAA
- a CDS encoding LIC_10030 family protein, producing MKIQDYKSINRILNETSAKNRSGEIYVDNLHTPYIQFSEKFVISGTSVTQPEFGDIKDFVHIILKYIPEAIEGTCLLPEPRPKRETGKLFFVRPMLFGSSRFLYVFSVDMLYLGGAKSEEIKKAGSQNMTPSIITDRLYFQTKIIHLHSTKEDGEDITDFEAKRFQGGVFRVESEKDESKPIRKFSEIFDEIDFSDTESKIREELGITTDVWKLGRIYSPIGIDYLSLSLRFLIPSLPKTIQQFRNFYPILTHSESGIPEETLKKYHEYLTSFEVERTQSKSGNILWKVIQKASDN from the coding sequence ATGAAAATACAAGATTATAAATCAATTAACCGGATTCTGAACGAAACTTCTGCTAAAAATAGATCAGGCGAAATTTATGTGGATAATTTACATACACCATATATACAGTTTTCGGAAAAATTCGTGATCTCTGGAACTTCCGTCACCCAACCAGAGTTTGGTGATATTAAAGATTTCGTTCATATCATTTTAAAATATATTCCCGAAGCCATAGAAGGCACTTGTTTGTTGCCGGAACCACGGCCCAAACGAGAAACAGGAAAGTTATTTTTTGTAAGACCCATGTTATTTGGCTCTTCTCGTTTTTTATATGTGTTTTCTGTGGATATGTTGTATTTGGGTGGAGCCAAGTCGGAAGAAATCAAAAAAGCTGGCTCACAAAATATGACTCCCTCCATTATTACAGATCGATTGTATTTTCAGACAAAAATCATTCATCTCCATTCCACAAAAGAAGATGGGGAAGACATTACTGACTTTGAAGCAAAACGATTTCAAGGTGGAGTCTTTCGTGTGGAATCGGAAAAGGATGAATCCAAGCCAATTCGAAAGTTTTCAGAAATTTTTGATGAAATAGATTTTTCAGATACAGAATCAAAAATACGAGAAGAATTAGGAATTACAACGGATGTTTGGAAGTTAGGTAGAATTTATAGTCCTATTGGAATTGACTATTTGTCGTTATCGCTTCGCTTTTTAATTCCTAGTTTACCAAAAACCATCCAACAATTTCGAAATTTTTATCCAATTTTAACTCATAGTGAGTCTGGAATTCCAGAGGAAACGTTAAAAAAATACCATGAATACCTAACTTCTTTTGAAGTCGAGAGGACACAGTCAAAGTCCGGTAATATTTTATGGAAAGTCATTCAAAAAGCATCCGATAATTAA
- a CDS encoding beta-galactosidase: MIFGACYYPEQWNPADWDEDLKIMKEMGLSSVRLAEFAWGIMEPKEGKFDFSLFDAVLKKVQEHGMTAILGTPTATFPPWLYKKFPEIVQVSKEGIVRGIGTRRQACFSSPAYKKATERIVTAMAKHFGNHPAVVGWQIDNEPGHEGSDVDYSPLALKNFRTWLQTKYKNLDSLNKRWGNIFWGVIYSDWNEIPLPAAHVASNFNPAMIQDYYRFQSDELVSYIHFQAEILKKYSKGKPLTTNLYPSPFLPVTDMAELFSKLDYVSWDNYPVWGNQQEPYPHPLVSATQQYSRGLKNKPYTVMEQFSGVQGHDTLGYLPPPGQIGLWLTQAIVNGANQIYFFRYRTARFGQEQLCYGILDHGKRKTSKYFELKKTIEDISEFASDIADSPYRAEVAILHDIENSRNYKHQPLSDGLKFSPVPFAQVGYDIELATWFAGTNVLNVNAHSLPISAENDWSHYKVLTLPLYTMFEPSVVEKLKTYVSGGGTLVLGYRAGIKDKDHWMVEEPVPGVFGEMAGVEVFQFEAPATEKVGIRMGIFPLKGSKFCEILEPTTAKVIARYNDSKKFYTGKAAITVNEYGKGKVYYVGSSLTPESFILLYRKILKGAGVSFGFLGATIERHFREGKKYNYEITMNHSNRYKLAGLSILKPFGYKIKKIPK; encoded by the coding sequence ATGATCTTTGGCGCCTGTTATTACCCCGAACAATGGAACCCTGCGGACTGGGACGAAGACTTAAAAATCATGAAGGAAATGGGTCTTTCGTCAGTAAGGCTTGCAGAATTTGCTTGGGGAATTATGGAGCCGAAAGAAGGAAAGTTCGACTTTTCTTTGTTCGATGCTGTATTAAAAAAAGTTCAAGAACACGGAATGACTGCCATTCTTGGGACTCCGACAGCTACCTTTCCGCCTTGGTTGTATAAAAAATTCCCAGAAATTGTCCAAGTTTCCAAAGAGGGTATCGTTAGAGGGATAGGCACTAGACGCCAAGCTTGTTTTTCTTCCCCGGCCTATAAAAAAGCAACAGAGCGAATTGTGACGGCTATGGCCAAACATTTTGGTAATCATCCTGCAGTTGTAGGATGGCAGATTGACAATGAACCTGGGCACGAGGGTTCTGATGTTGATTATTCACCACTTGCACTTAAAAACTTTCGAACTTGGTTACAAACAAAATACAAAAATTTAGATTCGCTTAACAAACGTTGGGGGAACATTTTCTGGGGAGTGATTTATTCGGATTGGAATGAAATTCCGTTACCGGCAGCTCATGTGGCAAGTAATTTCAATCCGGCGATGATTCAGGACTACTATAGATTTCAATCCGATGAACTAGTTTCCTACATTCATTTCCAAGCTGAAATTTTAAAAAAATACAGCAAAGGAAAACCATTAACTACCAATCTATATCCATCTCCTTTTTTACCTGTGACAGACATGGCAGAATTATTTTCCAAATTAGACTATGTGTCTTGGGACAACTATCCTGTCTGGGGAAACCAACAAGAACCATACCCTCATCCTTTGGTTTCGGCTACCCAACAGTACTCTCGAGGTTTAAAAAACAAACCTTACACTGTTATGGAACAATTCTCTGGTGTGCAAGGGCATGATACTTTGGGTTATCTTCCTCCCCCTGGACAAATTGGTCTTTGGCTCACTCAAGCTATAGTGAATGGAGCCAACCAAATCTATTTCTTTCGTTACCGCACAGCACGTTTCGGTCAGGAACAACTTTGTTACGGAATTTTGGATCATGGGAAGAGAAAAACATCCAAATATTTTGAATTAAAAAAGACAATAGAAGATATCAGTGAATTTGCTTCCGATATTGCGGATTCGCCTTACAGAGCTGAGGTGGCAATTTTACACGATATTGAAAATTCACGTAATTACAAACACCAACCTTTGAGTGATGGTTTAAAATTTTCACCCGTTCCCTTTGCACAAGTAGGGTATGATATCGAACTTGCTACCTGGTTTGCAGGCACTAATGTTTTAAATGTAAATGCTCATTCTCTTCCGATTAGCGCAGAAAACGACTGGTCCCATTACAAAGTATTAACTTTACCACTGTATACAATGTTTGAACCTTCGGTCGTAGAAAAATTAAAAACCTATGTTTCCGGTGGGGGAACTTTGGTTCTTGGATATCGTGCAGGAATCAAAGACAAAGACCATTGGATGGTAGAAGAACCGGTTCCTGGAGTGTTTGGAGAAATGGCTGGCGTCGAAGTATTTCAGTTTGAAGCACCAGCAACTGAAAAAGTTGGAATTCGGATGGGAATTTTCCCACTCAAAGGTTCCAAGTTCTGTGAAATTTTGGAACCAACAACGGCCAAAGTCATCGCAAGATACAATGATTCGAAGAAGTTTTACACAGGAAAAGCTGCGATCACAGTAAATGAATATGGTAAAGGGAAAGTCTATTATGTAGGGTCTTCTTTAACACCAGAGAGCTTTATCCTATTGTATAGAAAGATATTAAAGGGAGCTGGCGTTTCCTTTGGATTTTTAGGCGCGACCATTGAGCGCCATTTCCGTGAAGGAAAAAAATACAATTACGAAATAACAATGAACCACTCTAACCGATATAAGTTGGCGGGACTTTCGATTTTAAAACCGTTTGGTTATAAAATCAAAAAAATTCCCAAATAG
- a CDS encoding Hsp33 family molecular chaperone HslO: MSDQVILGISNTHHYRFTIVDLTETAKEAMFLHSLNKEMSVFLSKTMMGALFLAEMTKNQQKVSIQWKDDSNKQALAYSDRYGKMKSVAYSASHEEGDIRNEFILGQGIMKVIRWDFDSDTYQSYTNLVEDTFEVNFIKYLTESEQIKAIVGMEVYPFDFPGNDFSAKGLFFEALPDAPEESFKFLISKIQPLVKKEAFWSLNIDEMLKSLQTEIGSELEVLSKEAPEFLCDCSRHKVADIIASLGKQEADSIIDEFGKIEITCEFCRTAYQFDSFDVEKFFNQ, translated from the coding sequence ATGTCTGACCAAGTTATTTTAGGTATATCCAACACCCACCACTATCGATTTACAATAGTCGATCTCACAGAAACCGCTAAAGAAGCGATGTTTCTACATTCTCTAAACAAAGAAATGTCCGTATTTCTTTCTAAAACCATGATGGGTGCGTTGTTTCTCGCAGAGATGACAAAAAACCAACAAAAGGTGAGCATTCAATGGAAAGATGACTCCAACAAACAAGCATTAGCTTATAGTGATCGTTATGGCAAAATGAAATCTGTTGCGTATTCTGCAAGCCATGAAGAAGGAGACATCCGAAACGAGTTTATTTTAGGCCAAGGAATTATGAAAGTTATTCGTTGGGATTTTGATTCGGATACTTACCAGTCTTATACAAACTTAGTAGAAGACACTTTTGAAGTTAATTTTATTAAATACCTTACCGAATCGGAACAAATTAAAGCAATTGTGGGAATGGAAGTTTATCCTTTTGATTTTCCCGGAAATGATTTTTCCGCTAAAGGTTTGTTCTTTGAAGCACTACCTGATGCTCCCGAAGAAAGTTTTAAGTTTCTTATTTCCAAAATTCAACCTTTAGTAAAAAAAGAAGCATTCTGGTCACTCAACATCGATGAAATGTTGAAATCCCTCCAAACAGAAATTGGATCCGAGTTGGAAGTATTAAGCAAAGAAGCACCCGAGTTTTTATGTGATTGTTCCAGACATAAAGTGGCAGATATCATCGCTTCCCTTGGTAAACAAGAAGCTGATTCTATCATTGATGAATTTGGAAAAATAGAAATCACTTGTGAGTTTTGTAGAACTGCCTACCAATTTGATTCCTTTGATGTGGAAAAATTTTTTAATCAATGA
- the tsaE gene encoding tRNA (adenosine(37)-N6)-threonylcarbamoyltransferase complex ATPase subunit type 1 TsaE produces MKASFLSLRESELNPVFLSLDQLVDQFLKKNKYPVILISGEMGAGKTTFIREWYSRFGTESSINSPTFSLYNIYDSPNFRLYHFDLYRIKVSEELEELGFEEIWGKEGVSAIEWWQIAEPYLPKENHIYLSIDSDSMEVRSYILEWKQEEVT; encoded by the coding sequence ATGAAGGCCAGTTTTCTTTCTCTTAGAGAATCGGAACTAAATCCAGTGTTTCTAAGTTTGGACCAATTAGTAGACCAATTTTTAAAGAAAAATAAATACCCCGTCATTTTGATTTCTGGAGAAATGGGTGCGGGCAAAACCACGTTTATTCGTGAATGGTATAGTCGGTTTGGGACAGAAAGTTCCATCAATTCACCTACCTTTTCCTTGTATAATATTTATGATTCGCCTAACTTTCGATTGTATCATTTTGACTTATACAGGATCAAAGTTTCCGAAGAATTAGAAGAACTTGGATTTGAAGAAATATGGGGAAAAGAAGGTGTTTCTGCCATCGAATGGTGGCAAATAGCGGAACCATATTTGCCAAAAGAAAATCACATTTATTTGTCAATTGATTCGGATTCTATGGAAGTTCGCTCCTATATTTTGGAATGGAAACAAGAGGAAGTAACGTGA
- the tsaB gene encoding tRNA (adenosine(37)-N6)-threonylcarbamoyltransferase complex dimerization subunit type 1 TsaB, which yields MNILYFDTTQDWIQVLVVKESENTDLEILSEQTETTPKESSYKLVDYIRLGLEKAKINKPDLIIVANGPGSFTGIRITVTTAKDLSQLWKIPVFAVDSLEAYLVGTKGNKIDKETSLLCLDGKQGKYYVKYKSENEFSDSFDMTPDTIESKIKTLEWTPNNWYYTGNLPKFYPLKALKIEATNLNLSSILKHSLKKYFKTEPNKTDYLSLLPNYIRGTYVDHK from the coding sequence GTGAACATTCTTTACTTCGATACAACTCAAGATTGGATCCAAGTCCTTGTTGTTAAAGAGTCGGAAAACACAGACCTGGAAATACTTTCCGAACAAACAGAAACCACACCAAAAGAATCCTCTTATAAACTGGTTGATTACATTCGTTTGGGTTTGGAGAAGGCAAAAATCAATAAACCAGACCTAATCATTGTTGCTAATGGGCCTGGATCATTTACGGGAATTCGCATAACAGTGACTACTGCGAAAGATCTTTCGCAATTATGGAAAATTCCTGTTTTCGCTGTCGATAGTCTTGAAGCCTATTTAGTAGGAACAAAAGGAAATAAAATCGATAAAGAAACTTCCCTACTCTGCCTGGATGGAAAACAAGGAAAGTACTATGTAAAGTATAAATCCGAAAATGAATTTTCGGATTCTTTTGACATGACTCCAGATACTATTGAATCAAAAATCAAAACCTTGGAATGGACACCTAACAATTGGTACTATACTGGAAATTTACCTAAATTTTACCCCTTAAAGGCATTAAAAATTGAGGCGACAAACTTAAATCTTTCGTCTATACTAAAGCATAGTTTGAAAAAATACTTCAAAACAGAACCAAATAAAACCGACTATTTATCTCTCCTGCCCAACTACATCCGCGGGACCTATGTAGATCACAAATGA
- a CDS encoding ribonuclease R family protein — protein sequence MDTYKIQRKIIEFLDQKSGKDITRQEIKKKFTESSEFKRPDPKTKKVKSFKRKEKVPRKEIEFLIDQLLNLLEVEGLLIPNKKYLTVANPFRLTGRISISRRGDGFISLPSKNEIFVPGPMTNSAITGDKVEVIPLGVGKRDRLEAEVTKIVKRGRILYRMRVREKTNKFVFGNFLDMLGEGKEGVLHVKSILKDTFDSIQVNDILIVKFKEGALPQDNLYDVSFIRFESDTKEDSDLQRILMKYNYDPVHPDFIPLEFPEEVSEKTVSDWNVRTDLRDLYAVTIDGITAKDFDDAISFVDEGNRLRVWIHIADVSYYVEKDSPLDKEAYERATSVYLANRVVPMLPPILSEDLCSLVANTNRLAFTVEMEASKTGEIYNAKFYKSVIKVNTRYTYEMAEAEIKAKDPKNWMYQVSLFTEALRKRRMEAGRIDLNLRETTITWNERKEPIGIENRERLTSHILIEELMLSANLKVDEFLRKRKAPSLHRIHEAMDEEKLETLNHFLQLNGYNIQIKDTSYAEIMKAVKEIEDGSVGKIFNYLLLRSFMQAYYGSDPLGHWGLGFKDYCHFTSPIRRYPDLIVHRVLQATLLETERTYSENEIAVMGLHCSEEERRAADAERDIVKIKSFRYLESTGIKEFKGFIVGIRPSQIFVELDISNLEGVLDKSEFTDEFEVMIKNDFSFYSKKYSKIFFIGDPVTVSLDRIDFEEIKVFLKLKDFKKDETATKKK from the coding sequence ATGGATACCTATAAAATACAAAGAAAAATCATAGAATTTCTAGATCAAAAATCTGGAAAGGACATCACAAGACAAGAGATCAAAAAAAAATTTACCGAATCAAGTGAATTCAAACGACCCGACCCAAAAACAAAGAAAGTAAAATCTTTCAAACGAAAAGAAAAAGTACCTAGAAAGGAAATTGAGTTTCTTATCGATCAACTTCTCAACTTGTTAGAAGTCGAAGGATTACTAATTCCTAATAAAAAATACTTAACTGTAGCAAATCCCTTTCGCCTAACAGGCAGAATCTCCATTTCTCGTAGGGGTGATGGTTTTATCTCACTCCCTTCCAAAAACGAAATTTTTGTTCCGGGGCCCATGACCAATTCAGCCATTACCGGCGATAAAGTAGAAGTCATTCCTTTGGGCGTTGGAAAAAGAGACAGGCTCGAAGCGGAAGTCACAAAAATTGTCAAACGAGGTCGCATACTCTACCGAATGCGAGTCAGAGAAAAAACAAACAAATTTGTTTTTGGAAATTTTCTCGATATGCTTGGTGAAGGCAAAGAAGGTGTTCTTCATGTTAAGTCCATTCTCAAAGACACATTTGATTCGATTCAAGTAAACGATATACTGATTGTAAAATTTAAAGAAGGTGCACTTCCACAAGATAATCTTTATGATGTCAGTTTTATTCGATTTGAATCGGATACAAAAGAAGACAGCGACCTACAACGGATTTTAATGAAGTACAATTATGATCCGGTGCACCCAGATTTCATTCCTTTAGAATTTCCAGAAGAAGTATCGGAAAAAACAGTTTCTGATTGGAATGTAAGAACCGACTTACGCGACTTATATGCTGTTACGATCGATGGCATTACTGCGAAAGATTTTGATGATGCCATTAGTTTTGTCGATGAAGGGAATAGACTCCGTGTATGGATTCATATTGCGGATGTTTCGTATTATGTAGAAAAAGATTCACCTCTAGACAAAGAGGCTTATGAAAGAGCCACTTCTGTTTATTTAGCAAACCGTGTGGTTCCTATGTTGCCACCCATTTTATCGGAAGACCTTTGTAGTTTGGTTGCAAATACCAATCGCCTAGCCTTTACCGTAGAGATGGAAGCAAGTAAAACTGGTGAAATTTACAATGCCAAGTTTTATAAGTCCGTCATCAAAGTGAATACAAGATACACTTATGAAATGGCCGAAGCAGAAATCAAAGCTAAAGATCCAAAAAATTGGATGTATCAAGTTTCGTTATTCACAGAAGCCCTTCGCAAACGTAGAATGGAAGCAGGTCGTATCGATTTAAACTTACGAGAAACTACAATCACCTGGAACGAAAGAAAAGAACCGATTGGGATTGAAAATCGCGAACGCCTAACAAGTCACATATTAATTGAAGAGTTGATGTTGTCTGCTAACTTGAAAGTAGATGAATTTTTGAGAAAACGAAAAGCTCCTTCCTTACATCGAATCCACGAAGCTATGGATGAAGAAAAGTTAGAAACCTTGAATCATTTCCTTCAATTGAACGGATATAACATCCAAATCAAAGATACAAGTTACGCAGAAATAATGAAAGCGGTGAAAGAAATTGAAGATGGTTCCGTTGGAAAAATTTTCAATTATCTACTTTTACGAAGTTTTATGCAGGCCTACTACGGATCAGACCCACTGGGCCACTGGGGACTTGGTTTCAAGGACTATTGCCATTTCACTTCACCAATCAGGCGTTATCCTGATTTGATTGTTCATCGTGTGTTACAAGCTACACTTCTTGAAACCGAAAGAACTTATTCTGAAAATGAAATTGCTGTGATGGGACTTCATTGTTCGGAAGAAGAAAGAAGAGCTGCAGATGCGGAACGAGATATCGTTAAGATCAAATCTTTTCGTTATTTGGAATCGACAGGGATAAAGGAATTTAAAGGATTTATTGTTGGGATTCGACCTTCACAAATCTTTGTGGAATTAGATATTTCTAATTTGGAAGGCGTTTTGGATAAATCGGAGTTTACCGATGAATTTGAAGTGATGATTAAAAACGACTTCTCCTTCTATTCTAAGAAGTATTCCAAAATATTCTTTATAGGTGATCCTGTGACTGTGAGCCTCGATCGCATTGATTTTGAAGAAATCAAAGTTTTTTTGAAGTTAAAAGATTTCAAAAAAGATGAAACCGCAACCAAAAAAAAATAA